Proteins from one Catenuloplanes atrovinosus genomic window:
- the tsaE gene encoding tRNA (adenosine(37)-N6)-threonylcarbamoyltransferase complex ATPase subunit type 1 TsaE, with translation MRSFSVVSGSPAQTALIATALAERLRPGDIVLLSGNLAAGKTTFVKAVAEALGSTDPVTSPTFALAQFYATKESRILHVDTYRLADVEEYRDLGLEEYQEDAISLIEWGEKIAGEFPCHLAVSFVATDEADGRSLTFSATCDRWTGALADLHAAISKDTHGAHAGDRDIVD, from the coding sequence ATGCGTTCATTCAGTGTGGTCTCCGGCTCGCCGGCCCAGACGGCGCTGATCGCCACGGCGCTCGCCGAGCGGCTGAGGCCCGGCGACATCGTGCTGCTGAGCGGCAACCTGGCCGCGGGCAAGACCACGTTCGTCAAGGCGGTCGCCGAGGCGCTGGGCTCGACCGACCCGGTCACCAGCCCGACGTTCGCGCTCGCGCAGTTCTACGCGACCAAGGAGTCGCGGATCCTGCACGTGGACACCTACCGGCTCGCCGACGTCGAGGAGTACCGGGACCTCGGCCTGGAGGAGTACCAGGAGGACGCGATCAGCCTGATCGAGTGGGGCGAGAAGATCGCCGGTGAGTTCCCCTGCCACCTCGCCGTCTCGTTCGTCGCCACGGACGAGGCGGACGGCCGCTCGCTCACGTTCTCCGCCACCTGCGACCGGTGGACCGGCGCGCTCGCCGACCTGCACGCCGCTATCTCGAAGGACACCCATGGGGCTCACGCTGGCGATCGAGACATCGTCGATTAA
- a CDS encoding cytochrome P450, which translates to MGESVHHVAAMPVARTPGCPFDPPAELLEARAHGPISRVTHLGGRPGWLVTGFDLVRSVLADPRFSSRKELLNVGDFDIPPAPPGEFLLMDEPEHGRYRRHLQGRFTVRRMRLLAERVAEITAGCLDAMERQGPPVDLVPAFARPIPSMVICELLGVPYEDRGRFQEQIDTFMGGEVSDEELIAAYTATQRYLAELVAAKRAHPTDDVLSDLTGSDLTDEELQGIALLLLAAGFDTTANVLALGTFALLSNPDQLAALRADPTGTDGAVEELLRYLSVAKTFMRTALEDVELGGHTIEAGTTVVLSYHTANRDPDRFTDPHALDLARPRAAHLAFGHGAHQCLGQQLARVELSVAFAALLGRFPTLRLAGPAESVVLRPETADIYGVKSLPVTWDA; encoded by the coding sequence ATGGGGGAATCCGTTCACCACGTCGCCGCCATGCCGGTCGCCCGCACGCCGGGCTGCCCGTTCGACCCGCCGGCCGAGCTGCTGGAGGCGCGCGCGCACGGCCCGATCAGCCGCGTCACCCACCTGGGCGGTCGCCCCGGCTGGCTGGTCACCGGGTTCGACCTGGTCCGGTCCGTGCTGGCCGACCCGCGGTTCAGCTCGCGCAAGGAGCTGCTGAACGTGGGCGACTTCGACATCCCGCCGGCCCCGCCGGGCGAGTTCCTGCTGATGGACGAGCCGGAGCACGGGCGGTACCGCCGGCACCTCCAGGGCCGGTTCACGGTACGGCGGATGCGGCTGCTCGCCGAGCGCGTCGCCGAGATCACGGCCGGCTGCCTGGACGCCATGGAGCGGCAGGGCCCGCCGGTCGACCTGGTGCCCGCGTTCGCCCGGCCGATCCCGTCGATGGTGATCTGTGAGCTGCTGGGCGTGCCGTACGAGGACCGGGGCCGCTTCCAGGAGCAGATCGACACCTTCATGGGCGGTGAGGTGAGCGACGAGGAGCTGATCGCGGCCTACACCGCCACCCAGCGCTACCTGGCGGAGCTGGTCGCCGCGAAGCGCGCGCACCCGACCGACGACGTGCTCAGCGACCTCACCGGCAGCGACCTGACCGACGAGGAGCTGCAGGGCATCGCGCTGCTGCTGCTCGCGGCCGGCTTCGACACCACCGCGAACGTGCTGGCGCTGGGCACGTTCGCGCTGCTGAGCAACCCGGATCAGCTTGCCGCGCTGCGCGCCGACCCCACGGGCACCGACGGTGCGGTGGAGGAACTGCTGCGCTACCTGAGCGTGGCCAAGACGTTCATGCGGACCGCGCTGGAGGACGTCGAGCTGGGCGGGCACACGATCGAGGCCGGCACCACCGTGGTGCTGTCGTACCACACGGCCAACCGCGACCCGGACCGCTTCACCGATCCGCACGCGCTCGACCTGGCCCGGCCGCGCGCCGCGCATCTCGCGTTCGGGCACGGCGCCCACCAGTGCCTGGGCCAGCAGCTGGCCCGGGTGGAGCTGAGCGTCGCGTTCGCCGCGCTGCTCGGCCGCTTTCCGACGCTGCGCCTGGCCGGGCCGGCGGAGTCGGTCGTGCTCCGCCCGGAGACCGCGGACATCTACGGCGTCAAGAGCCTGCCGGTCACCTGGGACGCGTGA